Below is a genomic region from Sphingopyxis terrae subsp. terrae NBRC 15098.
GCGTGGATCGACGCGCACATCGGCGGCAAGCCCTATGGCGTCGACCTGATCGTCCCCAACAGCTTCGCCGGCAAGGGCGAGGCACCGGCGGCGGGCGCGGCGCGCGTGCCCGAGACGCATCTCGGCTTCGCGGCCGATGTGCTCGACAAATTCGGCGTCGATGCGGCCGGCCTCGACGGTGCGACCGAAGCGCGGCAGAGCTTCGGCGACAATATGCATGAAGAAGGCGCGGCGAAGCTGCTCGAAGTTGCGTTTCGCCATCCGATTCGCCTGATCGCCAACGCGCTCGGCGTGCCGCCGCAACTGATGCTCGAACTCGGCAAGCGGCACGGCGTGCCGGTCGCCGCGCTCGTCGGCACCCGCGATCATGCGCTGGCGCAGGTCCGCGCCGGGGTCGATATCCTTGTCGTTGCGGGCGGCGAAGCGGGCGGCCATTGCGGTGAGGTCGCAACGATGGTGCTGGTGCCTGAGGTGGCTGCGGCGCTCGATGCCGTCGGCGCGACGACGCCGATCCTCGCTGCGGGGGGCATCGTCACCGGGCGTCAGATGGCCGCAGCGATGGCGATGGGCGCGCATGGCGCCTGGTGTGGATCGGTGTGGCTGACCACGTCGGAAGCCGAGACCAATCCGGTGGTGAAGGAAAAAATGCTCGCCGCCTCGTCGCGCGACACGGTGCGATCGAAGAGCCGGACGGGCAAGCCGTCGCGCCAGCTCCGCTCGCCCTGGACCGATGCGTGGGAGGCCGAGGGCGCGCCGAAACCGCTCCCGATGCCGCTGCAATCGCTGGTCAGCGAACCCGCGCTGCGCAAGGTCGACAAGCTGTCCGAAGGCGGTCACGAAGGCGCCAAGCAGCTCGCAACCTATTGGGTCGGCCAGGGCGTCGGCCTGATGAACGAGGCGATGAGCGCGGGCCAGGTCGTCCAGGCGTTCAAGGAAGACTGGATCGCCGCTTGCGAACGGTTGAACGGGTTCGTGGGAGAATGATGAAAGCCAAATCGTCATCGCGAGCGCCCGCAGGGCGCGTGGCGATCTCCAGCCATCGTAACGTCATGCCGACAGCTGGAGATTGCGTCGTCGCCTGCGGCTCCTCGCAATGACGGAGCGAGTTACGCAACCGTCGCCTTGACGATCTTGCCGGGCTCGCGCGGCGGCTCGCCCTTGGGCAGCGCGTCGACATTTTCCATGCCTTCGATCACTTCGCCCCACACCGTATACTGGCGGTCGAGGAAGCGCGCATCGTCGAAGCAGATGAAGAACTGGCTGTTCGCGCTGTTCGGATTCTGCGCGCGCGCCATCGAACAGACGCCCCGGACATGCGGTTCGGCGTTGAATTCGGCGGGCAGGTCGGGAAGCTTGCTGCCGCCCATGCCGGTGCCGGTCGGATCGCCGCCCTGTGCCATGAAGCCGGGGATGACGCGGTGGAAGACGACGCCGTCGTAAAAGCCTTCCTGCGCGAGCTGGGTGATGCGTTCGACATGCTGGGGCGCGAGGTCGGGGCGCAAGCGGATGACGACGTCGCCGGTCGACAGCGACAGGGTAAGGGTCTGTTCGGACATGGTGTCTCTCCTTCGAATGAGTTGGCGCCGCCATAGCGGCGCGCCGCGCCAATGCCACGCACTAAATTCGGCTGCAGCGTTGCCATGACGCGCGTCCGCGACTAGTGGAGGGCCTTCGACGCCGTAGCAGCCAGGGAGGACCGCGCGATGGACAAACGCGAAGATTCCCTGCCGCCCGAAGACGTGCTCACCGCCGACGGGCTCGATCATGACCCCGGCCATCCCCCGCGCGAAACCGAAACCGAACTCGACGAAGACGATCGCCTGAAACCCGCGTTCGTGCGCGACGTCATCGATCTCGCCGAAGAGGGCGAGGTCGAGGCGGCGCGCGAACGCGTCGGCCGCCTGCACCCTGCCGACATCGCCGACCTTTTCGAGCTCGTCTCTGACGAAGACCGCCCGCTCCTGGCGCAGGTGCTCGGCGACCTTCTGTCGCCCGACGTGCTGGCGGAAATGAACGATTATGTGCGCGAGCGGCTGATCGATCTGCTCGCGCCCGAACAGGTCGCCGAAATCGCGTCCGAACTCGACACCGACGATGCCGTCGCGATCATCGAGGATATGGAGGAGGACGAGCAGCAGGCCGTTCTCCGCGCCATGGAGCCCGAAGATCGCGCCGCGATCGAGGACGCCCTCTCCTTTCCCGAGGAGTCCGCCGGACGCCTGATGCAGCGCGAATTCGTCGCGGTGCCCGAACATGTCACCGTCGGCGACGTCATCGACCGGCTGCGCGAGGATGTCGATCTCGCCACCGACTTCTGGGAAATCTTCGTCGTCGACCCGATGCACCGCCCGGTCGGCACCTGCCAGTTGAGCTGGATATTGCGGGCGCCGCGCAGCGTCGCAATCAACGACATAATGAGGCGCGAGCAGACGCTGATCCCGGTCGACATGGACCAGGAAGAGGTCGCGCTGCGCTTCCAGAAATATGCGCTCATCTCGGCCGCGGTGGTCGACAGGGCGGGGCGGCTCGTCGGGATGATCACGGTCGACGACGTCGTCCACATCATCCAGGAAGAGGCGGGCGAGGATATTTTGCGCCTGTCGGGTGCCGGCGACGGCGACATCAACGAACCGATCACGCTGACCATCCGCACCCGGCTGAGCTGGCTGGTCGTCAATCTCGGCACCGCGATGCTCGCAGCATCGGTCGTCGGCATCTTTGAAACCGCCATTGCCAAATATGCGCTGCTCGCGGTGCTGATGCCGATCGTCTCGGGCATGGGCGGCAATGCCGGAACCCAGACGCTCGCCGTGACCGTGCGCGCGATCGCCACCAATCAGCTTACCGCGTCGAACACGATGCGCATGATCCTGCGCGAATTTCGCATCGCGACAGTCAACGGCCTCTCGCTCGGCATTCTGATCGGCGCCGGCACCGCGCTCATCTTCGGCAACCCGCTTCTGGGTGCGGTGATCGCCTCGGCGATGCTCATCAACAATCTGGTTGCGGGGCTCGCGGGCATATTGGTGCCGGTAACGCTCGACCGTTTCGACATCGATCCGGCGGTGTCGTCGGCCGTCTTTGTAACGACGATGACCGACATGATGGGCTTTTTCTCGTTCCTCGGGCTGGCGGTGCTCAGCGGCCTGACGGCGATGGGCTGACCCAAATCGCTGGATTTGCACGCCTCGCCGGGCTCCCCGAAAAATTTTTCATCGCGGCGATTTTTTTGCGGAACTTATCCCTCGCAACGCGGGTTTCCCATTTGAGCAGCGATCATCGCCCCCCCGCAGCGCTGCTCAGCAACATTGGCCCGGCTCGCATTCCCTCCCCCCCCCCTCGAAGCGCGCCGGGCCATTTTGCAAAAAATCCCGTGAGAGGTGACAGACTATGACGAGTGCTCGCGTAATCCTTCTTACCCTGCTCGCCAGCTTTCTGGTCGCTGGCTGCAACACGGTGAAGGGCGTCGGCCGCGATATCGAATCGGTCGGCCAAGCCGGCGACGACGCCATTCACTGATCGGCGGGTTACTTACCCTTTAGCCTCTTCCGGAGGCTCGACAGGCGCCGCTTCGGCGCCTGTTTTGCGTCGGCGCTGGGTAAACCAGATCGCAAAGATCGAAATCTCGTAAAGGAAGACAAGCGGCACCGCGAGGAGGAGCTGGCTCATCACGTCCGGCGGCGTGAACACGGCGGCGATCGCGAACGCCGCGACGATCATGTAGCGGCGCGCGCCAATCAGCTGCTGGCGCGTCACCAGCCCGGCGCGCTCGACCAGCATCAAAAGGATCGGCAACAGAAAGGCGATGCCGAACGCCATGATGAACTGCATCACGAAGCTCAGATAATTGCCTACTGACGGCAGCGCTTCCTGCGTCACGCCGCCGATCTCGCCCTGATAGCCGAGCAGGAATTTCAGCGCGATCGGGATCGTGATGAAATAGGCGAAAGAGGCGCCGATCGCGAACAGGACCGGCGTTGCGAAGAGGAAGGGCAGCAGGGCGCGCTGCTCCTTGCGATAAAGGCCCGGCGCGACGAATTTCCACAGCTGATTGGCGATCACCGGAAAGGCGATCATCATCGCCGCAAACAGCGCAACCTTGATCTCGACGAAAAACGCCTCGAACAATTGCGTGTAGATCAGCTTGCCCTGCCCCGCCGCGACGAGCGGGTGCACCAGCACGCCGAAGATCGGTCGCGCGAAATAGAGGCACACGCCGAATGCGAGCGCGATCGCGAGTAGCGATTTCAGCAACCGCGACCGCAGCTCGATCAGATGGTCGAGCAGCGGCATCTTGCCGCCCGCGCCATCCTCATCCTCTTTATGAACCGGCGTATCGGCGCTCATGGTAACGGGCCGTCCTTCGGCGGAACGGCGTGGGTTTCCGGCGGAGTTTCGGTCGACGTACCGGACGGGGCGGCGGTAGGCGGCGTCAGGGCCGCGGAATGATCGGGATCGACGGGCGGCGTTTCGCCGGCGTCGGCCGCCGCCGCGTCGGGCAGCGAGGTCGCCGGAATCATCGGCGGCGCATCGACGCCATCGAGGCGCGGGAACTGGCGCATGATCGCGTCATTCTGTTCGCGCCACTGCTTTTCCAGCTCCTCAAGCTCGGCCTCGCGCATCATCGTGTCGAGTCCCGAACGGAAGTGACGCGCCATGCCGCGGGCCTTGGCGACCCATTTGCCGACAAAACGCATCGCCTTCGGCAGATCCTTGGGTCCGATGACGACCAGGGCTACCACCACGACGAGCAGCAACTCGGTCGGCGCGACGTCGAACATCGTTCAGGCCTTCCCCCGCGTGCGGGCCGCGATCAGCGGTTTTCGGTTTCCGCGGTGGGGGTCGGGGTGGCCTCGGGCGCGCGCTGACCGTCGATCTGGCGCGGTGCGGGCGGCGGCACATCGTCTTCGGCCATGCCCTTCTTGAAGCTTTTGATGCCCTTGGCGACGTCGCCCATCATGTCCGAAAAGCG
It encodes:
- a CDS encoding NAD(P)H-dependent flavin oxidoreductase, producing MQSPICAMLGIEFPLLAFSHCRDVVVAVSKAGGMGVFGAASLPPERLEEELAWIDAHIGGKPYGVDLIVPNSFAGKGEAPAAGAARVPETHLGFAADVLDKFGVDAAGLDGATEARQSFGDNMHEEGAAKLLEVAFRHPIRLIANALGVPPQLMLELGKRHGVPVAALVGTRDHALAQVRAGVDILVVAGGEAGGHCGEVATMVLVPEVAAALDAVGATTPILAAGGIVTGRQMAAAMAMGAHGAWCGSVWLTTSEAETNPVVKEKMLAASSRDTVRSKSRTGKPSRQLRSPWTDAWEAEGAPKPLPMPLQSLVSEPALRKVDKLSEGGHEGAKQLATYWVGQGVGLMNEAMSAGQVVQAFKEDWIAACERLNGFVGE
- a CDS encoding peptidylprolyl isomerase, producing MSEQTLTLSLSTGDVVIRLRPDLAPQHVERITQLAQEGFYDGVVFHRVIPGFMAQGGDPTGTGMGGSKLPDLPAEFNAEPHVRGVCSMARAQNPNSANSQFFICFDDARFLDRQYTVWGEVIEGMENVDALPKGEPPREPGKIVKATVA
- the mgtE gene encoding magnesium transporter; its protein translation is MDKREDSLPPEDVLTADGLDHDPGHPPRETETELDEDDRLKPAFVRDVIDLAEEGEVEAARERVGRLHPADIADLFELVSDEDRPLLAQVLGDLLSPDVLAEMNDYVRERLIDLLAPEQVAEIASELDTDDAVAIIEDMEEDEQQAVLRAMEPEDRAAIEDALSFPEESAGRLMQREFVAVPEHVTVGDVIDRLREDVDLATDFWEIFVVDPMHRPVGTCQLSWILRAPRSVAINDIMRREQTLIPVDMDQEEVALRFQKYALISAAVVDRAGRLVGMITVDDVVHIIQEEAGEDILRLSGAGDGDINEPITLTIRTRLSWLVVNLGTAMLAASVVGIFETAIAKYALLAVLMPIVSGMGGNAGTQTLAVTVRAIATNQLTASNTMRMILREFRIATVNGLSLGILIGAGTALIFGNPLLGAVIASAMLINNLVAGLAGILVPVTLDRFDIDPAVSSAVFVTTMTDMMGFFSFLGLAVLSGLTAMG
- a CDS encoding entericidin A/B family lipoprotein: MTSARVILLTLLASFLVAGCNTVKGVGRDIESVGQAGDDAIH
- the tatC gene encoding twin-arginine translocase subunit TatC translates to MSADTPVHKEDEDGAGGKMPLLDHLIELRSRLLKSLLAIALAFGVCLYFARPIFGVLVHPLVAAGQGKLIYTQLFEAFFVEIKVALFAAMMIAFPVIANQLWKFVAPGLYRKEQRALLPFLFATPVLFAIGASFAYFITIPIALKFLLGYQGEIGGVTQEALPSVGNYLSFVMQFIMAFGIAFLLPILLMLVERAGLVTRQQLIGARRYMIVAAFAIAAVFTPPDVMSQLLLAVPLVFLYEISIFAIWFTQRRRKTGAEAAPVEPPEEAKG
- the tatB gene encoding Sec-independent protein translocase protein TatB codes for the protein MFDVAPTELLLVVVVALVVIGPKDLPKAMRFVGKWVAKARGMARHFRSGLDTMMREAELEELEKQWREQNDAIMRQFPRLDGVDAPPMIPATSLPDAAAADAGETPPVDPDHSAALTPPTAAPSGTSTETPPETHAVPPKDGPLP
- a CDS encoding twin-arginine translocase TatA/TatE family subunit is translated as MGSFSIWHWLVVGILVLLLFGKGRFSDMMGDVAKGIKSFKKGMAEDDVPPPAPRQIDGQRAPEATPTPTAETENR